The region AACAACGCGGGCTTCGGCAACAAGGGCCGCTATCTCGACGTCTCGATGGAGGACGAGCTGCGGATGCTCAAGGTGCACTGCGAGGCGGTGCTGCGGCTGACCAGTGCGGCGGCCGAGGCCATGCGGGAGCGGAGGCGCGGGGGTGTCGTCAATGTGGCGTCCGTCGCCGCATTCGTGCCGCGCGGGACGTACGGGGCGTCGAAGGCCTGGGTCGTGCAGTTCACGCAGGGGGCGGCGAAGGATCTGGCGGGGAGCGGGGTGCGGCTGATGGCGCTGGCTCCCGGTTTCGTACGTACGGAGTTCCACGAGCGGGCCGGGATGGGGACGGACAACATCCCGAACTGGATGTGGCTGGACGCGGACAAGCTGGTCGCGGCGGCGCTCGCCGATCTGGCCCGGGGCAAGTCGCTGTCGATTCCGGACCCGCGCTACAAGGCGCTGATGGGCGTGGTGAAGGTGACGCCGCGTGCCCTGCTGGGCGGGATCTCGTCGAAGACGGGGCGGAAGTACGGGCCTCAGTGACACGTTTACGGGCCGGTGTGAAGGAGGTGGTGCCGCGACTCCGGTGGGAGTATGGAGAGAGGTACCGGACCCAGGGGGGCCGGAGGCGGCGCCATGACATTCGTACAGCTGATTGACTGCAAGACCAGTCGGTTCGACGAGATGAACCGGTTGATGGACACCTGGGTCGAGCAGACCCAGGGCAAGCGGAGCGCGACGCACACGCTGATCGGCAAGGATCTCTCGGACTCGTCGCACTTCGTCGAGATCGTGGAGTTCCCCTCGTACGAGGAGGCGATGCGGAACTCGAATCTTCCGGAGACGGACCGGATCTTCCGGGAGATGGTCGCCCTGTGCGACGAGATGCCGACGTTCACGGATCTGGACGTGGTGCGGGACGAGCAGTTGTGCGCGGACTCCTCGCGGCGCTTCTTCGAGGTGATCGCCATCCGGGGTGAACTGCCCCCGCTCAACGACCTGTTCGTGGAGAGCTATCACGAGCACGATCCGTCGAACGAGCAGGATGCCATCGGGCTGGACGCGGCCCGGCGCGTTATCGAGATGTGGCGTGAGGGCTTCGACTTCGCGTTCACCGTGCACGACCAGATCGCCCAGGGCGACCGGGTCTGCACCCGCTGGACGTGGAACGGGACCCAGCGCGGCGACTTCCTCGGGATTCCCAGCAGTGGCAGGCAGGCCTCGATGACCGGCATGACCATCCACCGGTTCGACGCTGACGGGAAGATCGTCGAGGGCTGGTGGGAGTACGACCGGCTGGGGCTGATGGGGCAGCTCGGAGTGCTGGACTCCTTGGAGCAGTAGAGAGCATCGGACCGCCCGCGAAGGGAGAAGCCCCCCGTTCCAGCCAGGAACGGGGGGCTTCTTCGTGCCGCGTGAGCTGTTGGCTCAGTGGGAGTGGCCGTGGCCACCGGCCGCGGCCGGCTCTTCCTCTTCCTTCTTCTCGACGACCAGGGTCTCGGTCGTGAGGAGGAGGGAGGCGATCGAGGCCGCGTTCTCCAGGGCGGAGCGGGTGACCTTGACCGGGTCGATGACGCCGGACTTGACCAGGTCGCCGTACTCGCCGGTGGCGGCGTTGAAGCCCTGGCCCTTGTCGAGCTCGGCGACCTTGGCGGTGATGACGTAACCCTCCAGGCCGGCGTTCTCGGCGATCCAGCGCAGCGGCTCGACGGCGGCCTTGCGGACGACCGCGACACCCGTCGCCTCGTCGCCGGTCTTGCCGAGGTTGCCTTCGAGGATCTTCACGGCGTGGACGAGCGCGGAGCCACCGCCGGAGACGATGCCCTCCTCGACCGCGGCGCGGGTCGCGGAGATCGCGTCCTCGAGACGGTGCTTCTTCTCCTTCAGCTCCACCTCGGTGGCGGCGCCGACCTTGATCACGCACACGCCGCCGGCCAGCTTCGCGAGGCGCTCCTGGAGCTTCTCGCGGTCCCAGTCGGAGTCGGTGTTCTCGATCTCGGCCTTGATCTGGTTGACACGGCCGGCCACGGCACCCTTGTCGCCACCGCCGTCGACGATGACCGTGTCGTCCTTCGAGATGGTGACGCGGCGGGCGGTGCCCAGCACGTCGAGGCCGACCTGGTCGAGCTTGAGGCCGACCTCCTCGGCGATGACCTCGGCGCCGGTGAGCGCGGCCATGTCGCCGAGCATCGCCTTGCGGCGGTCACCGAAGCCGGGGGCCTTGACCGCGACCGCGTTGAACGTGCCGCGGATCTTGTTCACGACCAGGGTCGACAGGGCCTCGCCCTCGACGTCCTCGGCGATGATCAGCAGCGGCTTGGAGGAGTTGGTCTGGATGACCTTCTCCAGCAGCGGCAGCAGGTCCTGGATGGAGGCGATCTTGCCCTGGTGGATCAGGATGTACGGGTCGTCGAGGACGGCCTCCATACGCTCCTGGTCGGACACCATGTACGGGGACAGGTAGCCCTTGTCGAAGGCCATGCCCTCGGTGAAGTCGAGCTCCAGGCCGAAGGTGTTGGACTCCTCGACGGTGATGACACCGTCCTTGCCGACCTTGTCCATCGCCTCGGCGATGAGCTCGCCGACCTGCGTGTCCTGCGCGGAGAGCGCGGCCACGGCGGCGATGTCGGACTTCTCCTCGATCGGGCGGGCGGTCGCGAGGAGTTCCTCGGACACGGCCTTGACCGCCGCGTCGATGCCCTTCTTCAGGGCGGCCGGGGAGGCGCCGGCGGCGACGTTCTTCAGGCCCTCGCGGACGAGCGCCTGGGCCAGCACGGTGGCGGTGGTCGTACCGTCACCCGCGATGTCGTTGGTCTTGGTCGCCACCTCCTTCACCAGCTGGGCGCCGAGGTTCTCGAACGGGTCGTCGAGCTCGACCTCGCGGGCGATGGTGACGCCGTCGTTGGTGATGGTGGGAGCGCCGAACTTCTTGTCGATGACGACGTTGCGGCCCTTGGGGCCGATCGTCACCTTCACCGTGTCGGCAAGCTTGTTGACGCCGCGCTCAAGGGCGCGACGGGCGTCCTCGTCGAACTTCAGGATCTTCGCCATGGGAGCGGTTCAGCCCTCTCGGAAACTTGGGAGAAACGAACTGCGCCCCCAGCACCCGGCTTGTTGAGAGTCGCGGGGGCCAGGGGCGCAGTTCACTGCAATGCTGGTAATGCTGATGGAACCGGGTGAATTACTTCTCGACGATCGCGAGCACGTCGCGAGCCGAGAGGACGAGGTACTCCTCGCCGTTGTACTTCACTTCGGTGCCGCCGTACTTGCTGTACAGCACGATGTCGCCGGTCTTCACGTCGAGCGGCAGGCGCTCGCCGTTCTCGAAGCGGCCCGGGCCAACTGCCAGGACAACGCCCTCCTGGGGCTTCTCCTTGGCGGTGTCCGGAATGACCAGGCCAGAGGCCGTGGTCTGCTCGGCTTCGAGCGGCTGGACCACAATGCGGTCCTCGAGCGGCTTGATGGCAACCTTGGAGCTGGTGGTCGTCACGATCCGACCTCCCCCTTCGGAGATCTCACGGGGTTAACTGTCTGAGGTGGCGACCAGGTCGATCCGTCGTCGCGGGTGCCGGACCTGCCCGTCGCTGTTGGCACTCTCCAGGGGGGAGTGCCAGAACTGAGACTATGGCTGCGATTAGCACTCGGTCAAGCGGAGTGCCAATGTCGCCGACGGTTCGGCGGGCGGGGGGCGTGTGATCGTGGGTTCAGGTGAGGTGCCGTTTGTCGGGGTGGGCGCCGGTTTCTGGGGGCTGTGCCCCCAGAAACCCCTACGGCCCTGAACGGGCCTTGTCCTCAAACGCCGGACGGGCTGAAGGTGCCGGCCCGGGCCCGAGGTGGCAGCTGGGAAAGGCGCTCGGGTCAGAGATAGTCCTCCAGACGGCCCACGCTCAGGCCTCTCCTCTGTACCTCCCGGAGGAGCTGCACCGTTCGTTCGACCAGGGGTGGGGCGTTCAGGTCGTCGTCCGGGCCTACCAGGGCGATGGTGCCCGGCCCGAGGGGCTCCTCCCCCGGTGTCCACAGCACCAGCGCCGAGGCCCCGCAGTCCGAGGCCGCTCTGAGGGTGGTCGTGTCGTAGGTGCCGTAGGGCGGGCGGAAGAGGCGGGGGCGGAGGCCGAAGCGTTCGCGGAGTCTGTCCTGTTGGCCGCAGATCTCGGCGCGCTGGCCGGCGTACGGCAGGCCCCGTAGGGACTGATGGTGCAGGGTGTGGTTCTGGACGCTCGCGCCGACCTCGCGCAGGCGGGCGAAGTGGGCGTAGCCCGGGCCCACAACGCTTGCCGTGAGGAACATGCTGACCGGGAGGCGCAGTTCGCGGACCAGGTCGACGAAGCGGGGGTCGCGTTCGGCGCCGTCGTCGTAGGTGAGGAAGACGACCTTGTCGTGGGTCGGGACGCGGTCGACGACCGGGGGGAGACCGGGGCCTGCCGTGCGAATCCTGCGGGGGTGCGGGGGCGGGGCCAGGCGCACGGGGGACGACAGGCCCCAGCGGCGGTACGCGGGCGTGTCGGTGGCCGGGGAGGGGTGTGTGCGGGTGTGGTGGGCCGCGTGGGCCGCTTTTCTGCCGAGGCGTTCGATGGGGTCCACGGACTGGGCGCAGCCGGTGGCGGTCGTCGCCAGGAGCGCGGCGGCGAGTGCGGCGGCGGCCAGGGGGCGCGCGGTCACAGGTAGTCCTCCAGACGGGCTACCGCGTATCCCTTGGCGGTGACGAGCTTCATGAAGCGGCGGACCATGTCGGGCATCGTGCCCTTTCCGTCGTCCTTGCCCCGGAAGTGGCTGAGGACGATGTCGCCGGGGTGGAGGTCCCGGTCCCCTTCCCGGTAGTCCCAGTGGTCGGCGAAGACCTCCTCGTTCCAGAGTGGGACGTACTTCACGCCGCACGACTTCGCCGCGCGGAGACTGTCCTCGTCGTAGTTGCCGTAGGGCGGGCGGAAGAGGGCCGGGCGGGTGCCGTACTGCTTCCTGATCACGTCCTGCATGCCGCAGATCTCGGCCTTCTGGCGCTCGTAGGAGAGGGCCGGCAGGTAGCGGTGATGGAGGGTGTGGTTGTCGAGTACGACACCCCGGTCGCGCATCTTTCTGAAGTAGCCGTAGTCCTCGTTGACCAGGTAGTCGCTGAGGAAGGCGGTGTACGGGATCTTCAGTTCGCTCATCATCCGCAGGAACGCCGGGTCCTTCTCGGCGCCGTCGTCGATGGTGAGGAAGACGACCTTGTCGCGGGTGGGGATCGTGGTGAAGACGGGCGGCAGCCCGCGTGCCTCGTGGTCGTCCACCTCGAAGCCCTTACGGGTGGTGAGCCTCGGTTTGCGGGTGGGGGGTGCTGGTGCGGTCAGTGGGGGCGCGGCCAGGCCCCAGTGCCTGGCGGCGGCGACCCGGGCCGCGGCGGAGCGGCGCAGGTTCCGGGCGTACGCGTCGAGGGCACGCGCCGGGGGTGCGTGGAGGCGCAGTTCCTGGCCCGGGGCGGGGCGGCCTCTCTTCGGCGGGGCGGCCCCTTGCGCGCAGCCTGAGGCGAGCGCGGCCATGGCGAGCGCGATGATCCCGGCCCGGACCATTGACCTGTTTTTGTAATTTTGTCCTACTGTCCGCATGGTGCCGGATCTTCCCAGCGCGGGGCCGCGGAACTCGGCCGACACCGCCGCGGGAAGCACGCCGTCCACCGGCTGGCCCACAATGACCCGGTGAACGACCTCGCCGCACCCCTCTCCGCCTTCGCCGCCCTGCTCACTCCGGTGGGCCGCGCCCTCCTCGACGAGGTGCGCGGTACCGAGCCGGCCCGTGAGCTGGCCGTCGCCACCCGGCTGCGCCGCGAGCACCCCGCCGAGCTGGTCTCGGCGGCGCTCGGACAGGAGCGCCTGCGACAGCGGGCGGTGGCGAAGTTCGACACCGAGGACGCCGGGCGGATGTTCTTCACGCCCAACGGGGTCGAACAGTCGACACGGGCGAGCGTGGCCGCGTACCGGGCGGGGCGGTTCGCGGAGTTGGGCGTGACCTCGGTCGCCGACCTGTGCTGCGGGATCGGCGGCGACGCGCTCGCACTCGCCCGGGCCGGCATCCGTGTCCTCGCCGTGGACCGGGATCCACTCACGGCCGCCGTCGCACGCGCGAACGTCGACGCGCTGGGCATCGGTGATCTCGTGGAGGTACGGGAGGCGGATGTCACCGATGTCGACACGACGGCGTACGACGCGGTGTTCGTCGATCCCGCGCGACGCGGGGGGCGCGGGAGGATCTTCGATCCCGAGGCGTACTCACCGCCGCTGTCGTGGGCCGTGGAGGCGGCGCGGAAGGCTCCGCTGGCCGCGCTGAAGATCGCTCCCGGTGTGCCGCACGAGGCGATTCCCGCCGACGCCGGGGCCGAGTGGATCTCGGACGGCGGGGACGTGAAGGAAGCGGTGCTGTGGTTCGGGACCGAGCCCGGCGTAATTCGGGCAACTCTGCTGCCCGGACCGCGTGTTCTGGTCGGGCGGGGGCTGCCGGACCCTCAGGTGCGCCCGGTGGGGCGGTACTTGTACGAGCCCGACGGCGCCGTCATCCGGGCACATCTGGTGGCGGAGGTGGCCGAGGAGGTCGGTGGGGGGCTCGTCGACGAGACGATCGCCTATGTGACGGCGGATGAGCTGCGCACCACTTCCTATGCCTCCGCTTACGAGATCACCGATCAACTGCCTTTCGGGGTGAAGAAGTTGAAGGCGCTGCTGCGGGAGCGGGAGGTCGGGGTGCTGACCGTGAAGAAGCGGGGGTCGGCGGTCGAGCCCGAGGAGCTCCGGAAGATGGTGAAGCCTCGGGGGGCCAACTCCGCGACGGTTTTTCTTACTCGGGTGGCGGGGGCGCCGGCGATGCTTGTTGGGCATCCCGTGCGGTGAGCTCCGCTGGTTGGGCGGTTCTTTACGCTGCCGGTCCGGTGGGGGCTTGTCGCGCAGTTCCTCGCGCCGCTAGGGGGCGCACTCCTTCGCTCTGGTTCTTAGCCAGTTCCGTTCTTGTTCGTTCTGTGTCAGGTCTGCTGCTCTGAGGAATTCCGCTGCTGCCTCCTTTGCGCGGCCCAGGCGGAGGAGGAGGTCGCCTCTTACGCTGGGGAGCAAGTGGTAGTCCTGCAGGGCCGGTTCGGCTGTCAGGGTGTCGATGATCTGGAGGGCGGGGGCCGGACCCTCGGCCATCGAGACGGCCACCGCTCGGTTCAACTCCACCACCGGGGACGGGGATCGGACGGCCAGGGCCGCGTACAGGGCGGCGATGCGGGGCCAGTCCGTGGCGTCGTAGGAGTGGGCGTGGGCGTGGCAGGCGGCGATGGTGGCCTGGAGGGCGTACGGGCCCGGGCCCGACGTGGTGGTCGTGGCGCCGGCCGCTTCGGCTCGGGCCAGGGCTGTGAAGCCGCGGGCGATCAGCATGCGGTTCCAGCGGGAGCGGTTCTGGTCCTTGAGGAGCACCGGTTCGCCGGTCGGGCCCGTGCGGGCCGCCGATCGGGACGCCTGAAGCTCCAACAGGGCCGTCAGCGCGTGCACTTCGGGTTCCTTGGGCATCAGGCCCGACAGCACGCGGGCGAGGCGCAGGGCGTCCTCGCAGAGGGCCGGCCGCAGCAGGTCGTCGCCTGCCGTGGCCGCGTACCCCTCGTTGAAGATCAGGTAGATGACCTCCAGCACCGAGCCGAGACGGGCCTCGCGCTGTGGGCCGTACGGGACCTCGAAGGCGACGTTCTTCGTCGCGAGGGTTCGTTTGGCGCGGACGATCCGCTGGGCGACCGTCGCCTCGGGGACCAGGAAGGCGCGGGCGATCTCGGGGGTGGTGAGGCCGCCGAGGAGGCGGAGGGTGAGGGCGATACGGGCCTCGGCGGACAGCACCGGGTGGCAGGCGGTGAAGACGAGACGCAGCAGGTCGTCGTCGATGTCGTCGGGGGCGGACGGCTCGACGGGCGGGGCGGTCGTCTCCAGGGTCCGGCCGATCTCCGCCAGCTTGCGGGCGTAGGTCTCGCGGCGGCGGACCATGTCGACGGCGCGGTGTTTGGCGGTGGCCATGAGCCAGGCGCCCGGGTTGTCGGGGACGCCGTCGCGGGGCCACTGTTCGAGGGCGGCGACCAGCGCGTCCTGAGCGAGTTCCTCGGCGATGCCTATGTCCCGGACGGTACGGGTGACGGCCGCGATGATGCGGGGGTATTCGAGGCGGAAGACCGTCTCGACGGATCGCTCGGTCACGGAGTCGGAGGTGGGCTGCTGGGTCACAGCCCACCATCAGACACCGTCGGCGGCGATCGGCCAAGGAAGCCGGGAGAGCAATGAGGGACGCAACGAGGCCAGGGGGGGCTTTGCTCAGCCCTCCGCGATCTCCCGTACCTCGCAGGTGACCGTCCAGTGCTCCTCGTGGACCTTCAGGAAGCGCTTGGTCCACTCCAGGGCCTCGGCCATGTCCTTGCACTGCATGACCGCGTAACCGCCGATGATCTCCTTGGACTCGGTGAAGGGGCCGTCGGTGACGGAGAGCTTGCCGTCCTGCCAGTGCACGCGGGCGCCCTGCGAGGTGGGGGTGAGACCGGCGGTGTCGAGCATCACGCCGGCCTTGGTGATCTCCTCGATCAGCTCGCCCATGCGCTGCATCAGCTCGGGGCTGGGGCCCTCGGCGGGGGCGGTGGCTTCGTCGATCTTCACGAGGGACAGGTAGCGGGGCATCGGGTTCCTCCTTGGGCGGGGCCCGGTTCCTTCCGGGCTCTCACCTGTGCGTCGAACGGGGAGGGCCGGGATCGACACGGCTGCGGAAACTTCTTCGGGAAATTTTCCCGGGAGGTGTTTCCGCAGCTCAGAGGCTTCCTCTCAGCATGATCAACGCGATCTC is a window of Streptomyces sp. B21-083 DNA encoding:
- the groES gene encoding co-chaperone GroES; translation: MTTTSSKVAIKPLEDRIVVQPLEAEQTTASGLVIPDTAKEKPQEGVVLAVGPGRFENGERLPLDVKTGDIVLYSKYGGTEVKYNGEEYLVLSARDVLAIVEK
- a CDS encoding polysaccharide deacetylase family protein, with the protein product MVRAGIIALAMAALASGCAQGAAPPKRGRPAPGQELRLHAPPARALDAYARNLRRSAAARVAAARHWGLAAPPLTAPAPPTRKPRLTTRKGFEVDDHEARGLPPVFTTIPTRDKVVFLTIDDGAEKDPAFLRMMSELKIPYTAFLSDYLVNEDYGYFRKMRDRGVVLDNHTLHHRYLPALSYERQKAEICGMQDVIRKQYGTRPALFRPPYGNYDEDSLRAAKSCGVKYVPLWNEEVFADHWDYREGDRDLHPGDIVLSHFRGKDDGKGTMPDMVRRFMKLVTAKGYAVARLEDYL
- a CDS encoding YciI family protein; this encodes MPRYLSLVKIDEATAPAEGPSPELMQRMGELIEEITKAGVMLDTAGLTPTSQGARVHWQDGKLSVTDGPFTESKEIIGGYAVMQCKDMAEALEWTKRFLKVHEEHWTVTCEVREIAEG
- a CDS encoding class I SAM-dependent methyltransferase; its protein translation is MNDLAAPLSAFAALLTPVGRALLDEVRGTEPARELAVATRLRREHPAELVSAALGQERLRQRAVAKFDTEDAGRMFFTPNGVEQSTRASVAAYRAGRFAELGVTSVADLCCGIGGDALALARAGIRVLAVDRDPLTAAVARANVDALGIGDLVEVREADVTDVDTTAYDAVFVDPARRGGRGRIFDPEAYSPPLSWAVEAARKAPLAALKIAPGVPHEAIPADAGAEWISDGGDVKEAVLWFGTEPGVIRATLLPGPRVLVGRGLPDPQVRPVGRYLYEPDGAVIRAHLVAEVAEEVGGGLVDETIAYVTADELRTTSYASAYEITDQLPFGVKKLKALLREREVGVLTVKKRGSAVEPEELRKMVKPRGANSATVFLTRVAGAPAMLVGHPVR
- the groL gene encoding chaperonin GroEL (60 kDa chaperone family; promotes refolding of misfolded polypeptides especially under stressful conditions; forms two stacked rings of heptamers to form a barrel-shaped 14mer; ends can be capped by GroES; misfolded proteins enter the barrel where they are refolded when GroES binds), producing the protein MAKILKFDEDARRALERGVNKLADTVKVTIGPKGRNVVIDKKFGAPTITNDGVTIAREVELDDPFENLGAQLVKEVATKTNDIAGDGTTTATVLAQALVREGLKNVAAGASPAALKKGIDAAVKAVSEELLATARPIEEKSDIAAVAALSAQDTQVGELIAEAMDKVGKDGVITVEESNTFGLELDFTEGMAFDKGYLSPYMVSDQERMEAVLDDPYILIHQGKIASIQDLLPLLEKVIQTNSSKPLLIIAEDVEGEALSTLVVNKIRGTFNAVAVKAPGFGDRRKAMLGDMAALTGAEVIAEEVGLKLDQVGLDVLGTARRVTISKDDTVIVDGGGDKGAVAGRVNQIKAEIENTDSDWDREKLQERLAKLAGGVCVIKVGAATEVELKEKKHRLEDAISATRAAVEEGIVSGGGSALVHAVKILEGNLGKTGDEATGVAVVRKAAVEPLRWIAENAGLEGYVITAKVAELDKGQGFNAATGEYGDLVKSGVIDPVKVTRSALENAASIASLLLTTETLVVEKKEEEEPAAAGGHGHSH
- a CDS encoding polysaccharide deacetylase family protein, giving the protein MTARPLAAAALAAALLATTATGCAQSVDPIERLGRKAAHAAHHTRTHPSPATDTPAYRRWGLSSPVRLAPPPHPRRIRTAGPGLPPVVDRVPTHDKVVFLTYDDGAERDPRFVDLVRELRLPVSMFLTASVVGPGYAHFARLREVGASVQNHTLHHQSLRGLPYAGQRAEICGQQDRLRERFGLRPRLFRPPYGTYDTTTLRAASDCGASALVLWTPGEEPLGPGTIALVGPDDDLNAPPLVERTVQLLREVQRRGLSVGRLEDYL
- a CDS encoding ester cyclase codes for the protein MTFVQLIDCKTSRFDEMNRLMDTWVEQTQGKRSATHTLIGKDLSDSSHFVEIVEFPSYEEAMRNSNLPETDRIFREMVALCDEMPTFTDLDVVRDEQLCADSSRRFFEVIAIRGELPPLNDLFVESYHEHDPSNEQDAIGLDAARRVIEMWREGFDFAFTVHDQIAQGDRVCTRWTWNGTQRGDFLGIPSSGRQASMTGMTIHRFDADGKIVEGWWEYDRLGLMGQLGVLDSLEQ
- a CDS encoding SDR family NAD(P)-dependent oxidoreductase, yielding MTTALITGSTAGIGAAFARRLAADGHNLVLVARDAKRLGEQATELHDRHGIEAEVLSADLATDAGIEAVAARLGDRKNPVDLLVNNAGFGNKGRYLDVSMEDELRMLKVHCEAVLRLTSAAAEAMRERRRGGVVNVASVAAFVPRGTYGASKAWVVQFTQGAAKDLAGSGVRLMALAPGFVRTEFHERAGMGTDNIPNWMWLDADKLVAAALADLARGKSLSIPDPRYKALMGVVKVTPRALLGGISSKTGRKYGPQ
- a CDS encoding RNA polymerase sigma factor, whose product is MTQQPTSDSVTERSVETVFRLEYPRIIAAVTRTVRDIGIAEELAQDALVAALEQWPRDGVPDNPGAWLMATAKHRAVDMVRRRETYARKLAEIGRTLETTAPPVEPSAPDDIDDDLLRLVFTACHPVLSAEARIALTLRLLGGLTTPEIARAFLVPEATVAQRIVRAKRTLATKNVAFEVPYGPQREARLGSVLEVIYLIFNEGYAATAGDDLLRPALCEDALRLARVLSGLMPKEPEVHALTALLELQASRSAARTGPTGEPVLLKDQNRSRWNRMLIARGFTALARAEAAGATTTTSGPGPYALQATIAACHAHAHSYDATDWPRIAALYAALAVRSPSPVVELNRAVAVSMAEGPAPALQIIDTLTAEPALQDYHLLPSVRGDLLLRLGRAKEAAAEFLRAADLTQNEQERNWLRTRAKECAP